The proteins below are encoded in one region of Bacteroides uniformis:
- the rplR gene encoding 50S ribosomal protein L18: MTTKIERRIKIKYRVRNKISGTTECPRMSVFRSNKQIYVQIIDDLSGKTLAAASSLGMTEKMPKKEQAAKVGELIAKKAQEAGITTVVFDRNGYLYHGRVKEVADAARNGGLKF; the protein is encoded by the coding sequence ATGACAACAAAAATAGAAAGACGAATTAAGATCAAATATAGAGTACGCAACAAAATTTCAGGTACTACTGAATGCCCGCGTATGAGTGTATTTAGAAGTAACAAGCAAATCTATGTTCAGATTATCGATGACTTGTCCGGTAAGACATTGGCTGCCGCTTCTTCGTTGGGTATGACTGAAAAAATGCCTAAGAAGGAACAAGCTGCTAAAGTAGGTGAACTGATTGCGAAAAAAGCTCAGGAAGCAGGTATTACTACTGTTGTTTTCGACCGTAATGGTTACTTGTATCATGGGAGAGTAAAAGAGGTGGCTGATGCTGCCCGTAACGGTGGACTTAAATTTTAA
- the infA gene encoding translation initiation factor IF-1, translating into MAKQSAIEQDGVIVEALSNAMFRVELENGHEITAHISGKMRMHYIKILPGDKVRVEMSPYDLSKGRIVFRYK; encoded by the coding sequence ATGGCAAAGCAATCTGCAATAGAACAAGATGGAGTTATAGTTGAAGCATTGTCTAATGCAATGTTTCGTGTTGAATTAGAAAACGGACATGAGATTACTGCACATATTTCCGGTAAGATGCGGATGCATTACATCAAAATCCTGCCAGGGGATAAAGTAAGAGTCGAAATGTCTCCTTACGATTTATCGAAAGGAAGAATTGTATTTAGATATAAATAA
- the rpsE gene encoding 30S ribosomal protein S5, translating to MAGLNNRVKITNDIELKDRLVAINRVTKVTKGGRTFSFSAIVVVGNEEGIIGWGLGKAGEVTAAIAKGVESAKKNLTRVPVLKGTVPHEQSAKFGGAEVFIKPASHGTGVVAGGAMRAVLESVGVTDVLAKSKGSSNPHNLVKATILALSEMRDARMVAQNRGVSMEKVFRG from the coding sequence ATGGCAGGACTTAATAATAGAGTTAAGATTACAAACGATATAGAGCTGAAAGACAGATTGGTTGCTATTAATCGTGTAACCAAAGTAACCAAAGGTGGTAGAACTTTTAGTTTCTCTGCTATTGTGGTAGTAGGAAACGAAGAAGGCATCATCGGTTGGGGCCTTGGTAAAGCTGGTGAAGTAACCGCTGCTATTGCCAAAGGTGTTGAATCTGCAAAGAAAAACCTGACAAGAGTGCCTGTACTGAAAGGTACAGTTCCTCACGAACAGTCTGCAAAGTTCGGTGGCGCTGAAGTATTTATTAAACCGGCTTCTCACGGTACTGGTGTTGTTGCTGGCGGTGCAATGCGTGCCGTATTGGAAAGTGTTGGTGTAACAGACGTTTTGGCTAAGTCAAAAGGTTCTTCCAACCCGCACAACTTGGTAAAGGCTACTATCTTGGCATTGAGTGAAATGCGCGATGCTCGTATGGTTGCCCAGAACAGAGGAGTTAGTATGGAAAAAGTATTTAGAGGATAA
- the ykgO gene encoding type B 50S ribosomal protein L36, with translation MKVRASLKKRTPECKIVRRNGRLYVINKKNPKYKQRQG, from the coding sequence ATGAAAGTAAGAGCATCCTTAAAGAAACGTACGCCAGAGTGTAAGATCGTTAGACGTAATGGCCGTTTGTATGTTATTAACAAGAAAAATCCTAAGTATAAACAACGTCAAGGATAA
- the secY gene encoding preprotein translocase subunit SecY produces MRKAIETLKNIWKIEDLRQRILITILFVAIYRFGSYVVLPGINPSMLTQLHQQTSEGLLALLNMFSGGAFSNASIFALGIMPYISASIVIQLLGIAVPYFQKLQREGESGRRKMNQYTRYLTILILLVQAPSYLLNLKMQAGPSLNASLDWTLFMFTSTIILAAGSMFILWLGERITDKGIGNGISLIIMIGIIARLPQSLFQELISRMTDKTGGLVMFLIELVVLLVVIAFAILLVQGTRKIPVQYAKKIVGNKQYGGARQYIPLKVNAANVMPIIFAQAIMFIPITLVGFSNVNDASGFVRALTDHTSFWYNLIFAVLIILFTYFYTAITINPTQMAEDMKRNNGFIPGIKPGKQTAEYIDVIMSRITLPGSFFLALVAIMPAFAGIFGVKAEFAQFFGGTSLLILVGVVLDTLQQVESHLLMRHYDGLLKSGRIKGRSGNVAAY; encoded by the coding sequence ATGAGAAAAGCTATTGAAACATTAAAGAATATATGGAAAATTGAGGATCTGAGACAACGGATCCTCATTACCATATTGTTTGTGGCAATCTACCGTTTTGGTTCGTATGTCGTTTTGCCGGGTATCAATCCGTCAATGCTGACACAATTGCATCAACAGACAAGCGAAGGTCTTTTAGCCTTGTTAAATATGTTTTCCGGAGGAGCATTTTCCAATGCCTCTATTTTTGCATTGGGTATCATGCCGTACATCTCTGCCTCCATTGTGATTCAGTTGCTGGGTATTGCGGTTCCGTATTTCCAGAAATTGCAGCGCGAAGGTGAGAGTGGTAGAAGAAAAATGAATCAATATACTCGTTATCTGACGATTCTTATTCTTTTGGTTCAGGCTCCTTCTTATTTGCTCAATCTTAAGATGCAGGCTGGTCCTTCTTTAAATGCTTCATTAGATTGGACTCTGTTTATGTTTACTTCTACCATTATTTTAGCGGCTGGAAGTATGTTTATTTTGTGGCTTGGTGAGAGAATTACGGATAAGGGTATCGGTAATGGTATTTCGCTGATTATCATGATTGGTATCATCGCCCGTCTGCCACAGTCCTTATTCCAGGAATTGATTTCCCGTATGACGGACAAGACTGGTGGTCTGGTAATGTTCTTGATTGAGCTTGTTGTTCTGCTGGTTGTTATTGCATTCGCTATTCTTTTGGTGCAGGGAACTAGAAAGATTCCTGTACAATATGCGAAGAAGATCGTGGGTAACAAGCAATATGGCGGTGCTAGACAGTATATTCCTTTGAAGGTGAATGCTGCTAACGTGATGCCTATCATTTTTGCTCAGGCTATCATGTTTATTCCTATCACTCTTGTTGGGTTCTCAAATGTAAATGATGCAAGTGGTTTCGTACGTGCATTGACTGATCATACAAGCTTTTGGTATAATTTGATTTTTGCAGTGTTGATTATATTGTTTACGTATTTCTATACTGCAATTACTATTAACCCGACTCAGATGGCTGAAGATATGAAGAGAAACAATGGTTTTATTCCGGGTATCAAGCCAGGAAAGCAAACTGCTGAGTATATTGACGTGATTATGTCGCGTATTACTTTGCCTGGTTCTTTCTTCTTGGCCTTGGTTGCCATTATGCCTGCGTTTGCCGGTATATTCGGTGTGAAAGCTGAGTTTGCTCAATTCTTTGGCGGTACATCTTTGTTAATCCTTGTGGGTGTGGTGCTTGATACTCTCCAGCAGGTAGAAAGTCATTTGTTGATGAGACACTATGACGGTTTGCTGAAATCCGGACGTATTAAAGGCCGCAGTGGTAATGTAGCTGCATATTAA
- the rplF gene encoding 50S ribosomal protein L6, with product MSRIGKLPISIPAGVTVTLKDDVVTVKGPKGEMSQYVNPAINVTIEDGHVVLAENENAMLDNPKQKHAFHGLYRSLVHNMVVGVSEGYKKELELVGVGYRASNQGNIIELALGYTHSIFIQLPPEVKVETKSERNKNPLIILESCDKQLLGQVCSKIRSFRKPEPYKGKGIKFVGEEIRRKSGKSAGAK from the coding sequence ATGTCAAGAATAGGAAAATTACCCATTAGTATTCCCGCTGGAGTAACAGTTACTCTGAAAGATGACGTGGTTACCGTTAAGGGACCCAAAGGCGAAATGAGCCAATATGTAAATCCTGCTATCAATGTTACCATCGAAGACGGTCATGTTGTTTTGGCTGAGAATGAAAATGCAATGCTGGATAACCCCAAGCAAAAGCATGCATTCCATGGATTATACCGTTCATTGGTGCACAACATGGTTGTTGGTGTATCAGAAGGATATAAGAAAGAATTGGAACTTGTCGGTGTAGGTTACCGTGCCTCTAACCAGGGAAATATCATTGAACTGGCTTTAGGTTATACTCACAGTATCTTTATACAGTTGCCTCCTGAAGTTAAAGTTGAGACTAAGTCTGAAAGAAACAAGAATCCTTTGATTATATTGGAATCTTGCGACAAGCAGTTACTTGGTCAAGTTTGCTCTAAAATACGTTCTTTCCGTAAGCCTGAACCGTATAAGGGTAAGGGTATTAAGTTTGTTGGCGAAGAAATTCGTAGAAAGTCTGGTAAATCAGCTGGTGCTAAATAA
- the rpsH gene encoding 30S ribosomal protein S8 — MTDPIADYLTRLRNAIQAKHRVVEVPASNLKKEITKILFEKGYILNYKFVEDGPQGTIKVALKYDPVNKVNAIKKLERISSPGLRQYTGYKDMPRVINGLGIAIISTSKGVMTNKEAAELKIGGEVLCYVY, encoded by the coding sequence ATGACTGATCCAATAGCAGATTATTTGACGAGGTTGCGGAACGCTATTCAAGCGAAGCACAGAGTTGTGGAAGTTCCGGCTTCTAATTTGAAAAAAGAAATCACTAAGATTCTTTTTGAAAAGGGCTACATTCTTAATTATAAGTTTGTAGAAGATGGTCCTCAAGGTACAATCAAAGTTGCCTTGAAGTATGATCCGGTAAACAAGGTTAACGCAATCAAGAAGCTGGAGAGAATCTCTTCTCCGGGTTTGCGTCAATATACCGGTTATAAAGACATGCCGCGTGTTATTAATGGTTTGGGTATTGCTATAATATCTACTTCCAAGGGTGTAATGACCAACAAAGAAGCCGCTGAACTGAAGATTGGTGGTGAAGTTTTGTGTTATGTATATTAA
- the rplQ gene encoding 50S ribosomal protein L17, translating into MRHNKKFNHLGRTASHRNAMLANMACSLIKHKRITTTVAKAKALKKFVEPLITKAKDDTTNSRRVVFSNLQDKYAVTELFKEISVKIADRPGGYTRIIKTGNRLGDNAEMCFIELVDYNENMAKEKVAKKATRTRRSKKAAATEATPAAETAAPVAEAPAAEEAKAE; encoded by the coding sequence ATGAGACATAATAAGAAATTCAACCATTTGGGTCGTACTGCCTCTCATAGAAACGCTATGTTGGCTAATATGGCGTGTTCTTTGATTAAGCACAAAAGAATCACTACGACCGTTGCAAAGGCTAAAGCTTTGAAGAAGTTTGTTGAGCCTTTGATTACAAAGGCTAAAGACGATACGACTAATTCCCGTCGTGTTGTATTTAGCAATTTGCAAGACAAGTATGCTGTAACTGAATTGTTTAAAGAAATCTCTGTGAAGATTGCTGATCGTCCGGGTGGTTACACTCGTATTATCAAGACTGGTAACCGTTTGGGTGACAATGCTGAAATGTGCTTCATTGAACTCGTTGACTACAACGAAAACATGGCTAAGGAAAAGGTTGCCAAGAAGGCTACTCGTACCCGCCGTTCAAAGAAAGCTGCTGCTACTGAAGCTACTCCTGCTGCAGAAACTGCTGCACCAGTTGCAGAAGCTCCTGCTGCTGAGGAAGCTAAAGCTGAATAA
- the rpsD gene encoding 30S ribosomal protein S4 — protein MARYTGPKSRIARKFGEGIFGADKVLSKKNYPPGQHGNSRKRKTSEYGVQLREKQKAKYTYGVLEKQFRNLFEKAETAKGITGEILLQLLEGRLDNIVFRLGIAPTRAAARQLVSHKHITVDGEVVNIPSYAVKPGQVIGVRERSKSLEVIANSLAGFNHSKYPWLEWDDNSKVGKLLHVPERADIPENIKEHLIVELYSK, from the coding sequence ATGGCTAGATATACTGGACCAAAATCAAGAATAGCCCGTAAATTCGGTGAAGGTATCTTTGGAGCAGATAAAGTATTGTCAAAGAAGAACTATCCTCCCGGACAGCACGGTAATTCCAGAAAGAGAAAGACTTCTGAATACGGTGTTCAACTTCGTGAGAAACAGAAAGCCAAATATACTTATGGCGTTTTGGAAAAACAATTCCGCAACTTGTTTGAGAAGGCTGAGACTGCTAAAGGTATTACTGGTGAAATCCTTCTCCAATTGTTGGAGGGTCGCCTTGACAATATCGTATTCCGTTTGGGTATTGCTCCTACTCGCGCAGCTGCTCGTCAGTTGGTGAGCCACAAGCACATTACTGTAGACGGTGAGGTTGTGAATATTCCTTCTTATGCAGTGAAACCGGGTCAGGTGATCGGTGTTCGTGAAAGATCCAAATCATTGGAAGTTATCGCTAATTCACTGGCTGGCTTTAACCATAGCAAATATCCTTGGTTGGAATGGGATGATAACTCTAAGGTAGGCAAATTGCTGCATGTACCTGAAAGAGCAGACATTCCTGAAAACATTAAAGAGCATTTGATCGTAGAATTGTATTCTAAATAA
- the rpmD gene encoding 50S ribosomal protein L30, with product MSTIKIKQVKSRIGAPADQKRTLDALGLHKLNRVVEHECTPSILGMVDKVKHLVTIVK from the coding sequence ATGTCGACTATAAAGATTAAACAAGTTAAAAGTAGAATTGGTGCTCCTGCTGATCAGAAGAGAACTCTCGATGCACTGGGACTTCATAAGTTGAATCGTGTGGTTGAACACGAATGCACTCCTTCAATTCTTGGAATGGTGGATAAGGTTAAACACTTGGTTACCATTGTTAAGTAA
- the map gene encoding type I methionyl aminopeptidase — MIFLKTEDEIELLRKSNLLVGKTLAEIAKVIKPGVTTKELDRVAEEFIRDNGAVPTFKGFPNQYGDPFPASICTSVNDQVVHGIPGDDVVLKDGDIVSVDCGTYMNGFCGDSAYTFCVGEVDEEVRKLLKVTKEALYIGIQNAVHGKRLGDIGYAIQQHCESNSYGVVREFVGHGIGKEMHEDPQVPNYGKRGYGTMLKKGLCIAIEPMITLGNRQILMERDGWTVRTKDRKCAAHFEHTIAVGTGEADILSSFEFIEEVLGDKAI, encoded by the coding sequence ATGATATTTCTTAAAACAGAAGATGAAATAGAGCTGCTCCGCAAGAGTAATTTGCTTGTTGGAAAGACGTTGGCTGAGATAGCTAAGGTTATAAAGCCCGGAGTGACAACAAAAGAGCTGGATAGGGTGGCGGAAGAGTTCATCAGAGACAATGGTGCTGTTCCAACCTTTAAAGGTTTTCCTAATCAATATGGCGATCCGTTTCCAGCTTCTATTTGCACATCTGTAAATGACCAGGTGGTACATGGTATTCCGGGAGATGATGTGGTACTGAAAGATGGTGATATCGTGTCTGTTGATTGTGGTACTTACATGAATGGCTTTTGTGGCGACTCAGCCTATACGTTTTGTGTAGGTGAAGTTGACGAAGAAGTCCGCAAATTACTGAAGGTTACTAAAGAAGCATTGTACATAGGGATACAGAATGCCGTTCACGGCAAGCGGTTGGGTGATATCGGTTATGCGATACAGCAGCACTGCGAATCTAATTCTTATGGTGTGGTGCGTGAGTTTGTGGGTCACGGAATAGGCAAGGAAATGCATGAAGATCCTCAGGTTCCCAATTACGGAAAGCGTGGTTATGGGACAATGCTGAAGAAAGGCTTGTGCATTGCCATTGAACCGATGATAACTTTAGGTAACCGACAAATACTCATGGAGCGTGATGGCTGGACGGTGAGGACAAAAGACCGCAAGTGTGCAGCTCATTTTGAACATACGATAGCAGTCGGCACTGGTGAAGCTGATATATTGTCATCATTCGAGTTCATTGAAGAAGTATTAGGAGATAAAGCAATTTAA
- a CDS encoding MutS family DNA mismatch repair protein — protein sequence MEQINTIDKISAVYRNTAEEARQELNKVQQKIYRIGSLRLLLFVAGVVGIIYFWSESWGILACIALITLLPFLFLMKYHNRLFHRKDYLEKKMEINEQELAALDYDTSSFDDGEAYIDPTHLYTYDLDVFGPHSLFQYINRTCTQPGKHRLAHWLGKHLERKEEIIRRQEAVSELAPELKFRQRFRILGLLYKGKAADETELCQWAESPSIFRSQKLLRLLPVLVTGANLICLALVMAGILSASIYGIIWTCFVIAGFGFTGKVTKMQAIYGKKLQILSTYAALLHLMEKQPAQATLLKEIRQQIGGEKRKASHSISRLNKLMDELDQRNNVFMYVILNGLFFWELRQIMRIEAWKEQYAAELPGWLDAIGQMDALNSLATFAYNHPDYIYPKIVQAERKGKGNLNKEEESNSETEAPINAPSSFRLRAEALGHPLMNRDRCVRNDIDMVKRPFFIIVTGANMAGKSTYLRTVGINYLLACIGAPVCARQMEICPARLITSLRTSDSLNDNESYFFAELKRLKLIIDKLQAGEELFIILDEILKGTNSMDKQKGSFSLIKQFMTLQANGIIATHDLLLGTLIDLFPDDIRNYRFEADITDNELTFSYRLRPGIAQNMNACFLMKKMGIAVAD from the coding sequence ATGGAGCAAATAAATACGATAGATAAAATCAGCGCCGTCTACCGCAACACGGCAGAAGAGGCAAGACAAGAACTGAATAAAGTACAACAGAAGATTTACCGCATCGGCAGCCTGCGCCTGCTGCTGTTTGTGGCAGGAGTAGTAGGAATTATCTATTTCTGGAGCGAGAGCTGGGGTATACTGGCCTGCATTGCCCTCATCACCCTACTGCCGTTCCTATTTTTAATGAAATACCACAACCGGCTGTTCCATCGCAAGGACTATCTGGAAAAGAAGATGGAAATCAACGAGCAGGAACTCGCCGCTCTGGATTACGATACGTCTTCTTTCGATGACGGCGAAGCATACATAGACCCCACCCATCTCTACACCTATGATTTGGATGTTTTCGGTCCGCATTCCCTTTTCCAGTACATCAACCGTACCTGCACACAGCCCGGGAAACACCGCCTCGCCCACTGGCTGGGGAAACATCTCGAGAGAAAGGAAGAAATCATCCGCCGACAAGAAGCCGTCAGTGAACTGGCTCCGGAACTGAAATTCCGTCAGCGCTTCCGTATCCTCGGCCTGCTGTACAAAGGAAAAGCCGCCGATGAAACAGAACTGTGCCAATGGGCGGAAAGTCCAAGCATCTTCCGGAGCCAGAAATTACTGCGCCTCCTGCCGGTACTGGTGACGGGAGCCAACCTCATCTGCCTCGCACTCGTCATGGCAGGAATTCTGTCCGCAAGTATCTACGGCATCATCTGGACCTGCTTCGTCATCGCCGGCTTCGGCTTCACTGGCAAAGTCACCAAGATGCAGGCCATCTATGGCAAAAAACTGCAAATTCTCTCCACCTACGCCGCCCTGCTCCACCTCATGGAAAAGCAGCCTGCACAAGCCACCCTGCTCAAAGAGATAAGACAACAGATTGGCGGAGAAAAACGGAAAGCCTCCCACTCCATCAGCAGGCTGAACAAGCTCATGGATGAACTCGACCAACGCAACAATGTCTTTATGTACGTCATTCTGAACGGCCTCTTCTTCTGGGAACTGCGTCAAATCATGCGCATTGAAGCCTGGAAAGAGCAATATGCCGCTGAACTGCCCGGGTGGCTCGATGCCATCGGACAAATGGATGCGCTCAACTCACTGGCAACATTTGCCTATAATCATCCGGACTATATTTACCCAAAGATAGTTCAAGCGGAAAGAAAGGGAAAAGGAAACCTAAATAAAGAAGAAGAAAGCAATTCTGAAACGGAAGCACCCATCAATGCCCCTTCCTCCTTCCGTCTCCGTGCCGAAGCCCTAGGCCATCCGCTGATGAACCGTGACCGCTGTGTCCGCAATGACATCGACATGGTGAAACGACCGTTTTTCATCATCGTCACCGGCGCCAACATGGCAGGGAAAAGCACCTATCTGCGTACGGTGGGCATCAATTACCTCCTTGCCTGCATCGGCGCCCCCGTCTGTGCCCGCCAAATGGAAATATGCCCGGCCCGGCTCATCACTAGCCTGCGTACCTCGGATTCACTGAACGACAACGAGTCCTACTTCTTTGCCGAACTCAAACGTCTGAAACTCATCATAGACAAGCTGCAGGCTGGTGAGGAGCTTTTCATCATCCTCGACGAAATTCTGAAAGGTACCAACTCCATGGACAAGCAGAAAGGCTCCTTTTCCCTTATCAAGCAATTCATGACTTTGCAGGCCAATGGCATCATTGCCACCCACGACCTGCTGCTGGGAACACTCATCGACCTCTTCCCCGATGACATCCGCAACTATCGCTTCGAAGCAGACATTACAGACAATGAACTGACCTTCTCCTACCGCTTGCGCCCAGGCATCGCCCAGAATATGAACGCCTGCTTCCTGATGAAAAAAATGGGGATTGCCGTTGCCGACTAA
- a CDS encoding DNA-directed RNA polymerase subunit alpha translates to MAILAFQKPDKVLMLEADSRFGKFEFRPLEPGFGITVGNALRRILLSSLEGFAITTIKIDGVEHEFSSVPGAKEDVTNIILNLKQVRFKQVVEEFESEKVSITVENSSEFKAGDIGKYLTGFEVLNPELVICHLDSKSTMQIDITINKGRGYVPADENREYCTDVNVIPIDSIYTPIRNVKYQVENFRVEQKTDYEKLVLEITTDGSIHPKEALKEAAKILIYHFMLFSDEKITLETNDVDGNEEFDEEVLHMRQLLKTKLVDMDLSVRALNCLKAADVETLGDLVQFNKTDLLKFRNFGKKSLTELDDLLESLNLSFGTDISKYKLDKE, encoded by the coding sequence ATGGCGATATTAGCATTTCAAAAACCTGATAAAGTATTAATGTTGGAAGCGGACTCTAGATTCGGAAAATTCGAATTTCGTCCGTTGGAGCCCGGTTTCGGTATTACCGTGGGTAATGCACTGCGCCGCATCCTGCTTTCTTCATTGGAAGGTTTTGCTATCACTACTATCAAGATAGACGGTGTTGAGCATGAATTTTCCAGTGTTCCGGGGGCAAAAGAGGATGTTACTAACATTATCTTGAATCTGAAACAAGTGAGATTCAAGCAAGTAGTTGAAGAATTCGAGAGTGAGAAAGTAAGTATTACAGTCGAGAATTCAAGTGAATTTAAAGCAGGTGACATAGGTAAGTATTTGACTGGATTTGAAGTGTTAAATCCTGAATTAGTTATTTGTCATTTAGATTCAAAGTCGACTATGCAGATAGATATTACGATCAACAAAGGTCGTGGTTATGTTCCTGCTGACGAAAACCGCGAATATTGCACCGATGTGAACGTAATTCCTATCGATTCTATTTATACTCCGATACGTAATGTGAAGTATCAGGTAGAGAACTTCCGTGTAGAGCAGAAGACCGACTACGAGAAACTGGTACTTGAGATTACTACCGACGGTTCCATTCATCCGAAAGAAGCCCTGAAAGAAGCTGCAAAGATTCTGATTTATCACTTCATGCTTTTCTCTGACGAGAAGATCACGCTGGAAACAAATGATGTTGACGGCAATGAAGAGTTTGATGAAGAAGTATTGCACATGCGTCAGTTGCTGAAGACCAAGCTCGTTGATATGGATCTCTCTGTACGTGCCCTCAACTGTCTGAAGGCTGCAGATGTAGAGACTCTTGGTGACTTGGTACAATTCAACAAGACGGATTTGCTGAAATTCAGAAACTTCGGAAAGAAATCGCTTACCGAGCTTGATGATTTGCTGGAAAGTCTGAATCTGTCGTTTGGAACTGATATTTCTAAATATAAATTAGATAAAGAATAA
- the rpsN gene encoding 30S ribosomal protein S14 produces the protein MAKESMKAREVKRAKLVARYAEKRAALKQIVRTGDPAEAFEAAQKLQDLPKNSNPIRMHNRCKLTGRPKGYIRQFGISRIQFREMASNGLIPGVKKASW, from the coding sequence ATGGCAAAGGAATCAATGAAAGCACGCGAAGTAAAGCGTGCTAAATTAGTAGCCAGATATGCCGAGAAAAGAGCTGCGTTGAAGCAAATCGTTAGAACCGGTGATCCTGCTGAAGCTTTTGAAGCTGCACAGAAATTGCAGGATTTGCCTAAAAATTCTAACCCGATTCGCATGCACAACCGTTGCAAGCTGACAGGTCGTCCCAAAGGATATATCCGTCAGTTTGGCATCTCCAGAATCCAGTTCCGTGAGATGGCTTCTAACGGTCTTATTCCCGGTGTAAAGAAAGCAAGCTGGTAA
- the rpsM gene encoding 30S ribosomal protein S13, with translation MAIRIVGVDLPQNKRGEVALTYVYGIGRSSSAKILDKAGVDRDLKVKDWTDDQAAKIREIIGAEYKVEGDLRSEVQLNIKRLMDIGCYRGVRHRIGLPVRGQSTKNNARTRKGRKKTVANKKKATK, from the coding sequence ATGGCTATAAGAATAGTTGGTGTCGATTTGCCTCAAAACAAGAGAGGTGAAGTTGCGTTGACCTATGTATATGGTATAGGTCGTAGTAGTTCAGCAAAAATTTTGGATAAAGCAGGTGTTGACAGAGACCTGAAAGTAAAAGACTGGACGGATGATCAGGCTGCCAAGATTCGTGAGATCATTGGTGCAGAGTATAAGGTTGAAGGTGATCTTCGTTCTGAAGTTCAATTGAACATTAAGCGTTTAATGGATATCGGTTGCTATCGTGGTGTTCGTCATCGTATTGGTCTTCCAGTAAGAGGTCAGAGCACAAAGAACAATGCCCGTACTCGTAAGGGTAGAAAGAAAACCGTTGCTAATAAGAAAAAAGCTACTAAATAA
- the rplO gene encoding 50S ribosomal protein L15, protein MNLSNLKPAEGSTKTRKRIGRGPGSGLGGTSTRGHKGAKSRSGYSKKIGFEGGQMPLQRRVPKFGFKNINRVEYKAINLDTIQKLAEAKNLQTVGISDFIAAGFISASQLVKVLGNGTLTAKLDVQAHAFSKTAVAAIEAAGGQVVKL, encoded by the coding sequence ATGAACTTAAGTAATTTAAAACCTGCAGAGGGATCTACTAAAACAAGAAAGAGAATTGGACGTGGTCCGGGTTCTGGCTTGGGAGGTACTTCTACTAGAGGTCATAAAGGAGCTAAATCAAGATCTGGATACTCTAAGAAAATCGGTTTTGAAGGTGGTCAGATGCCTCTTCAACGTCGTGTACCTAAGTTTGGCTTTAAAAATATCAATCGTGTAGAGTATAAGGCTATCAACTTGGATACAATTCAGAAATTGGCTGAAGCAAAGAACTTGCAGACTGTAGGTATCAGTGACTTCATTGCTGCTGGTTTCATTTCTGCAAGCCAGTTGGTAAAAGTATTAGGTAACGGAACTTTGACTGCTAAGTTGGATGTACAAGCACATGCATTTTCTAAGACTGCTGTTGCTGCCATCGAAGCTGCTGGTGGACAAGTAGTAAAACTCTAA
- the rpsK gene encoding 30S ribosomal protein S11 has product MAKKTVAAKKRNVKVDANGQLHVHSSFNNIIVSLANSEGQIISWSSAGKMGFRGSKKNTPYAAQMAAQDCAKIAYDLGLRKVKAYVKGPGNGRESAIRTIHGAGIEVTEIIDVTPLPHNGCRPPKRRRV; this is encoded by the coding sequence ATGGCAAAAAAAACAGTTGCAGCAAAAAAGAGAAATGTGAAGGTTGATGCTAATGGACAGTTGCATGTTCATTCATCTTTTAACAACATTATTGTTTCTCTGGCAAATAGCGAAGGTCAGATCATTTCTTGGTCTTCTGCCGGAAAGATGGGTTTTAGAGGTTCAAAGAAGAACACTCCCTACGCAGCACAGATGGCTGCTCAAGATTGTGCTAAGATAGCATACGATCTTGGCTTGAGAAAGGTAAAAGCATATGTGAAGGGCCCGGGTAACGGACGTGAGTCTGCTATTAGAACTATCCACGGTGCAGGTATCGAGGTTACTGAAATCATTGACGTAACTCCGCTTCCGCACAACGGTTGTCGTCCTCCGAAAAGACGTAGAGTTTAA